Proteins from a genomic interval of Arvicola amphibius chromosome 14, mArvAmp1.2, whole genome shotgun sequence:
- the Slc25a44 gene encoding solute carrier family 25 member 44 isoform X4 — translation MTRSIPRDPELAVQEPDRRSSGTMEDKRNIQIIEWEHLDKKKFYVFGVAMTMMIRVSVYPFTLIRTRLQVQKGKSLYHGTFDAFVKILRADGVAGLYRGFMVNTFTLISGQCYVTTYELTRKFVADYSQSNTVKSLVAGGSASLVAQSITVPIDVVSQHLMMQRKGEKMGRFQVPGNLEGQGLIAFGQTKDIIRQILRADGLRGFYRGYVASLLTYIPNSAVWWPFYHFYAAVAPVSSGVPSHCLPSRLWAPGCSHCLRPHQPYGCHPNPCAGLW, via the exons ATGACGAGGAGCATACCCAGGGACCCTGAATTGGCTGTGCAAGAGCCTGACCGAAG GTCTTCAGGCACAATGGAGGACAAGCGAAACATCCAGATCATCGAGTGGGAACACCTGGACAAGAAGAAGTTCTACGTGTTTGGTGTGGCAATGACGATGATGATCCGCGTTAGTGTGTACCCGTTCACCCTCATTCGCACCCGGCTGCAGGTTCAGAAGGGCAAGAGCCTCTACCATGGGACCTTTGATGCCTTTGTCAAGATCTTGCGAGCAGATGGAGTGGCTGGCCTCTACCGGGGCTTCATGGTCAACACCTTCACACTCATCTCTGGCCAATGCTATGTCACCACTTACGAGCTTACCCGGAAATTTGTCGCTGACTACAGCCAGAGTAACACAGTCAAATCACTGGTAGCTGGCGGCTCGGCCTCCCTCGTGGCCCAGAGCATTACAGTGCCCATAGATGTTGTCTCTCAGCACCTCATGATGCAACGCAAGGGCGAGAAAATGGGTCGCTTCCAAGTTCCTGGGAACCTAGAGGGACAAGGGCTCATTGCCTTTGGCCAAACTAAGGACATCATCAGACAGATCCTGCGGGCTGACGGGCTTCGAGGCTTCTACCGAGGCTATGTGGCCTCACTGCTAACATACATCCCCAACAGTGCTGTGTGGTGGCCTTTTTATCACTTCTATGCAG CTGTCGCGCCTGTGTCCTCAGGAGTGCCCTCACATTGTCTTCCAAGCCGTCTCTGGGCCCCTGGCTGCAGCCACTGCCTCCGTCCTCACCAACCCTATGGATGTCATCCGAACCCGTGTGCAG GCTTGTGGTGA
- the Slc25a44 gene encoding solute carrier family 25 member 44 isoform X5: MTRSIPRDPELAVQEPDRRSSGTMEDKRNIQIIEWEHLDKKKFYVFGVAMTMMIRVSVYPFTLIRTRLQVQKGKSLYHGTFDAFVKILRADGVAGLYRGFMVNTFTLISGQCYVTTYELTRKFVADYSQSNTVKSLVAGGSASLVAQSITVPIDVVSQHLMMQRKGEKMGRFQVPGNLEGQGLIAFGQTKDIIRQILRADGLRGFYRGYVASLLTYIPNSAVWWPFYHFYAAVAPVSSGVPSHCLPSRLWAPGCSHCLRPHQPYGCHPNPCAG; this comes from the exons ATGACGAGGAGCATACCCAGGGACCCTGAATTGGCTGTGCAAGAGCCTGACCGAAG GTCTTCAGGCACAATGGAGGACAAGCGAAACATCCAGATCATCGAGTGGGAACACCTGGACAAGAAGAAGTTCTACGTGTTTGGTGTGGCAATGACGATGATGATCCGCGTTAGTGTGTACCCGTTCACCCTCATTCGCACCCGGCTGCAGGTTCAGAAGGGCAAGAGCCTCTACCATGGGACCTTTGATGCCTTTGTCAAGATCTTGCGAGCAGATGGAGTGGCTGGCCTCTACCGGGGCTTCATGGTCAACACCTTCACACTCATCTCTGGCCAATGCTATGTCACCACTTACGAGCTTACCCGGAAATTTGTCGCTGACTACAGCCAGAGTAACACAGTCAAATCACTGGTAGCTGGCGGCTCGGCCTCCCTCGTGGCCCAGAGCATTACAGTGCCCATAGATGTTGTCTCTCAGCACCTCATGATGCAACGCAAGGGCGAGAAAATGGGTCGCTTCCAAGTTCCTGGGAACCTAGAGGGACAAGGGCTCATTGCCTTTGGCCAAACTAAGGACATCATCAGACAGATCCTGCGGGCTGACGGGCTTCGAGGCTTCTACCGAGGCTATGTGGCCTCACTGCTAACATACATCCCCAACAGTGCTGTGTGGTGGCCTTTTTATCACTTCTATGCAG CTGTCGCGCCTGTGTCCTCAGGAGTGCCCTCACATTGTCTTCCAAGCCGTCTCTGGGCCCCTGGCTGCAGCCACTGCCTCCGTCCTCACCAACCCTATGGATGTCATCCGAACCCGTGTGCAG GTTGA
- the Slc25a44 gene encoding solute carrier family 25 member 44 isoform X1, with the protein MTRSIPRDPELAVQEPDRRSSGTMEDKRNIQIIEWEHLDKKKFYVFGVAMTMMIRVSVYPFTLIRTRLQVQKGKSLYHGTFDAFVKILRADGVAGLYRGFMVNTFTLISGQCYVTTYELTRKFVADYSQSNTVKSLVAGGSASLVAQSITVPIDVVSQHLMMQRKGEKMGRFQVPGNLEGQGLIAFGQTKDIIRQILRADGLRGFYRGYVASLLTYIPNSAVWWPFYHFYAEQLSRLCPQECPHIVFQAVSGPLAAATASVLTNPMDVIRTRVQVEGKSSIILTFRQLMAEEGPWGLMKGLSARIISATPSTIVIVVGYESLKKLSLRPELVDSRHW; encoded by the exons ATGACGAGGAGCATACCCAGGGACCCTGAATTGGCTGTGCAAGAGCCTGACCGAAG GTCTTCAGGCACAATGGAGGACAAGCGAAACATCCAGATCATCGAGTGGGAACACCTGGACAAGAAGAAGTTCTACGTGTTTGGTGTGGCAATGACGATGATGATCCGCGTTAGTGTGTACCCGTTCACCCTCATTCGCACCCGGCTGCAGGTTCAGAAGGGCAAGAGCCTCTACCATGGGACCTTTGATGCCTTTGTCAAGATCTTGCGAGCAGATGGAGTGGCTGGCCTCTACCGGGGCTTCATGGTCAACACCTTCACACTCATCTCTGGCCAATGCTATGTCACCACTTACGAGCTTACCCGGAAATTTGTCGCTGACTACAGCCAGAGTAACACAGTCAAATCACTGGTAGCTGGCGGCTCGGCCTCCCTCGTGGCCCAGAGCATTACAGTGCCCATAGATGTTGTCTCTCAGCACCTCATGATGCAACGCAAGGGCGAGAAAATGGGTCGCTTCCAAGTTCCTGGGAACCTAGAGGGACAAGGGCTCATTGCCTTTGGCCAAACTAAGGACATCATCAGACAGATCCTGCGGGCTGACGGGCTTCGAGGCTTCTACCGAGGCTATGTGGCCTCACTGCTAACATACATCCCCAACAGTGCTGTGTGGTGGCCTTTTTATCACTTCTATGCAG AGCAGCTGTCGCGCCTGTGTCCTCAGGAGTGCCCTCACATTGTCTTCCAAGCCGTCTCTGGGCCCCTGGCTGCAGCCACTGCCTCCGTCCTCACCAACCCTATGGATGTCATCCGAACCCGTGTGCAG GTTGAAGGCAAGAGCTCCATCATCCTGACCTTCAGACAGCTGATGGCAGAAGAGGGGCCTTGGGGCCTCATGAAAGGCCTCTCTGCCCGAATCATCTCAGCTACACCCTCCACTATTGTCATTGTGGTGGGCTACGAGAGCCTCAAGAAACTCAGCCTCCGACCTGAGCTGGTGGACTCAAGACACTGGTAG
- the Slc25a44 gene encoding solute carrier family 25 member 44 isoform X2, which produces MEDKRNIQIIEWEHLDKKKFYVFGVAMTMMIRVSVYPFTLIRTRLQVQKGKSLYHGTFDAFVKILRADGVAGLYRGFMVNTFTLISGQCYVTTYELTRKFVADYSQSNTVKSLVAGGSASLVAQSITVPIDVVSQHLMMQRKGEKMGRFQVPGNLEGQGLIAFGQTKDIIRQILRADGLRGFYRGYVASLLTYIPNSAVWWPFYHFYAEQLSRLCPQECPHIVFQAVSGPLAAATASVLTNPMDVIRTRVQVEGKSSIILTFRQLMAEEGPWGLMKGLSARIISATPSTIVIVVGYESLKKLSLRPELVDSRHW; this is translated from the exons ATGGAGGACAAGCGAAACATCCAGATCATCGAGTGGGAACACCTGGACAAGAAGAAGTTCTACGTGTTTGGTGTGGCAATGACGATGATGATCCGCGTTAGTGTGTACCCGTTCACCCTCATTCGCACCCGGCTGCAGGTTCAGAAGGGCAAGAGCCTCTACCATGGGACCTTTGATGCCTTTGTCAAGATCTTGCGAGCAGATGGAGTGGCTGGCCTCTACCGGGGCTTCATGGTCAACACCTTCACACTCATCTCTGGCCAATGCTATGTCACCACTTACGAGCTTACCCGGAAATTTGTCGCTGACTACAGCCAGAGTAACACAGTCAAATCACTGGTAGCTGGCGGCTCGGCCTCCCTCGTGGCCCAGAGCATTACAGTGCCCATAGATGTTGTCTCTCAGCACCTCATGATGCAACGCAAGGGCGAGAAAATGGGTCGCTTCCAAGTTCCTGGGAACCTAGAGGGACAAGGGCTCATTGCCTTTGGCCAAACTAAGGACATCATCAGACAGATCCTGCGGGCTGACGGGCTTCGAGGCTTCTACCGAGGCTATGTGGCCTCACTGCTAACATACATCCCCAACAGTGCTGTGTGGTGGCCTTTTTATCACTTCTATGCAG AGCAGCTGTCGCGCCTGTGTCCTCAGGAGTGCCCTCACATTGTCTTCCAAGCCGTCTCTGGGCCCCTGGCTGCAGCCACTGCCTCCGTCCTCACCAACCCTATGGATGTCATCCGAACCCGTGTGCAG GTTGAAGGCAAGAGCTCCATCATCCTGACCTTCAGACAGCTGATGGCAGAAGAGGGGCCTTGGGGCCTCATGAAAGGCCTCTCTGCCCGAATCATCTCAGCTACACCCTCCACTATTGTCATTGTGGTGGGCTACGAGAGCCTCAAGAAACTCAGCCTCCGACCTGAGCTGGTGGACTCAAGACACTGGTAG
- the Slc25a44 gene encoding solute carrier family 25 member 44 isoform X3 codes for MTRSIPRDPELAVQEPDRRSSGTMEDKRNIQIIEWEHLDKKKFYVFGVAMTMMIRVSVYPFTLIRTRLQVQKGKSLYHGTFDAFVKILRADGVAGLYRGFMVNTFTLISGQCYVTTYELTRKFVADYSQSNTVKSLVAGGSASLVAQSITVPIDVVSQHLMMQRKGEKMGRFQVPGNLEGQGLIAFGQTKDIIRQILRADGLRGFYRGYVASLLTYIPNSAVWWPFYHFYAEQLSRLCPQECPHIVFQAVSGPLAAATASVLTNPMDVIRTRVQACGD; via the exons ATGACGAGGAGCATACCCAGGGACCCTGAATTGGCTGTGCAAGAGCCTGACCGAAG GTCTTCAGGCACAATGGAGGACAAGCGAAACATCCAGATCATCGAGTGGGAACACCTGGACAAGAAGAAGTTCTACGTGTTTGGTGTGGCAATGACGATGATGATCCGCGTTAGTGTGTACCCGTTCACCCTCATTCGCACCCGGCTGCAGGTTCAGAAGGGCAAGAGCCTCTACCATGGGACCTTTGATGCCTTTGTCAAGATCTTGCGAGCAGATGGAGTGGCTGGCCTCTACCGGGGCTTCATGGTCAACACCTTCACACTCATCTCTGGCCAATGCTATGTCACCACTTACGAGCTTACCCGGAAATTTGTCGCTGACTACAGCCAGAGTAACACAGTCAAATCACTGGTAGCTGGCGGCTCGGCCTCCCTCGTGGCCCAGAGCATTACAGTGCCCATAGATGTTGTCTCTCAGCACCTCATGATGCAACGCAAGGGCGAGAAAATGGGTCGCTTCCAAGTTCCTGGGAACCTAGAGGGACAAGGGCTCATTGCCTTTGGCCAAACTAAGGACATCATCAGACAGATCCTGCGGGCTGACGGGCTTCGAGGCTTCTACCGAGGCTATGTGGCCTCACTGCTAACATACATCCCCAACAGTGCTGTGTGGTGGCCTTTTTATCACTTCTATGCAG AGCAGCTGTCGCGCCTGTGTCCTCAGGAGTGCCCTCACATTGTCTTCCAAGCCGTCTCTGGGCCCCTGGCTGCAGCCACTGCCTCCGTCCTCACCAACCCTATGGATGTCATCCGAACCCGTGTGCAG GCTTGTGGTGATTAG